Genomic DNA from bacterium:
ACGAAACCAGCGAAAAGCAGGCCATCGCGGCCGAGACAATCTTCGCCAATGCTCCGGCGACCGTGTTATATGGCGATGCCACCGCCGGCATCGACCCCGCCAGCAGGCCGGCCGAAGCTCAGATCATCTTCCTCGAGCCAACATTGGACTTAGCCACCGTCGTGCTGATCCCGGTCGGCGAAGGCGAGATCATCTATTTAGGCTACGACTGGTTCGAATCCGATCCACCCAATGCCGGCGAGCAGGACGGCGGCTGGCAAGCGGTTTTGGGCCAATCCCTGGCTGACGCCGATTTGTCCGTCACCAAGGCCGCCGACCCCATCGAGGTCGAAGTCGACGATCTCGTGACCTACACCATCACCGTCACCAACAACGGCCCCAACGAGGCCATCGGCGTGACGCTGACCGACGACGTGCCGACCGGACTGGTGGTCGATTCGATTTCCAGCAGCCAAGGCACCTGCGACTTGGCCTCGCTCGCCTGCGACCTCGGCAATATCGCCAACGGCGCCTCGGTGACGGTCACGGTCACCGCTTTCGCCGACGTCGAGGGCACGGTGACCAACACCGCCTCGGTGACTTCGCTGACGATCGACGGCAACGCCGGCAACGATTCGGCCTCGGCTTCGGTCGCGGTCTCGGACACCGGCGATCCGGTGATCTCCGGCGGCGGTTGCAGCTTGGGCGCCGGGGCCCAAGGCGGGGCGATGCTGCCGATGGCGGGCCTCTTGGTCGGCTTGGCCGTCTCGTGGCTGCGCGGTCGGCGATAAAATATCCTTTCTTGCAATAAAAAAGGCCCCGACTTCCGGGGCCTTTTTTATTGCCAAATTTTCAACGCATTTCCTGCAAAACAATGAGCTGAGAATTGTTTTGCAACGGCTTCAAATCCCCCCTGCCCCCCTTTTTCAAAGGGGGGTGTAAGATAGATTTGGCCAAAAGGTAAGAACCGGTACCGGCACAACGGTAGGGAGGGGAGTCCGGGGGACTCCTCGGAACGGCTTTTGGGCCGTCGATCACCCTAAAGCATCCAATAGACATCGATGGACCAAG
This window encodes:
- a CDS encoding DUF11 domain-containing protein, whose protein sequence is MHWLKKLKAGFGLTVLLLALNNGVAGATNVAILYDPAFVPTGGASGDEGSNLLASAESFGHTLLQILEITPEAFSAGLAGQQVLLIPDTEVADISAALSDEALQVIADFVEAGGRLVVTNADNSGEDLLWLNAAFGFSMTGASLNNETSEKQAIAAETIFANAPATVLYGDATAGIDPASRPAEAQIIFLEPTLDLATVVLIPVGEGEIIYLGYDWFESDPPNAGEQDGGWQAVLGQSLADADLSVTKAADPIEVEVDDLVTYTITVTNNGPNEAIGVTLTDDVPTGLVVDSISSSQGTCDLASLACDLGNIANGASVTVTVTAFADVEGTVTNTASVTSLTIDGNAGNDSASASVAVSDTGDPVISGGGCSLGAGAQGGAMLPMAGLLVGLAVSWLRGRR